A genomic region of Thunnus albacares chromosome 2, fThuAlb1.1, whole genome shotgun sequence contains the following coding sequences:
- the zgc:65851 gene encoding low molecular weight neuronal intermediate filament: MSYSGDIYSSSSYRRIFGDAPRSGRFGLGSSSSPSRLQSTGFRSSHRTYGSPSGVSSTTYRRSAAAPGRGLSSMPDSMMDLTQSTAVTNELKIIRTNEKEQLQGLNDRFVSFIEKVHNLEQQNKVLEAEVTLLRQRHNEPSRLHELYEQEIRELRARVEELTHEKSQMHLDCVQMNDTLERVREKLDEESKLREEAENTLKGYRKDVDDATLARLELEKKVESLLDEIAFLRKVHEEELQELQASLQATQVSVEMDMTKPDLAAALKDIRAQYENLSCRNQAQAEEWYRSKFATVTETAARNQDAIKQSKEELSEYRRQVQARTLEIEALKGHNEALERQIAEMEDHHNNEIGEMQDTIQQLEAALRSTKGEMSRHLREYQDLLNVKMALDIEIAAYRKLLEGEECRLSSVGGAMVQSGYPGFSYMSARSYTLGAYRKSSSKPEEEEEEVEEEEKEEEEEGEENEEAGEEGEEGEEAEEGEEGEEGDDQEEGEGEGEEEEEEEEEEEKPKEKDEKEKKKESPNGKPSKS; the protein is encoded by the exons ATGAGTTATTCCGGCGacatttacagcagcagctcctATCGGAGGATCTTCGGAGATGCTCCCCGGTCCGGTCGCTTTGGActgggcagcagcagcagcccgtCCCGCCTGCAGTCTACGGGATTCCGCAGCAGCCACCGCACCTATGGTTCCCCCTCCGGCGTCTCCTCCACCACCTACCGCAGGAGCGCGGCTGCGCCCGGCCGCGGCTTGTCCTCCATGCCGGACTCCATGATGGACCTGACCCAGTCCACCGCGGTCACCAACGAGCTGAAAATCATCCGCACCAACGAGAAAGAGCAGCTGCAGGGCCTCAACGACCGCTTCGTGTCCTTCATTGAGAAGGTTCACAACCTGGAGCAGCAGAACAAAGTCCTGGAGGCGGAGGTCACTCTGCTGCGCCAGCGCCACAACGAGCCCTCTCGCCTGCACGAGCTGTATGAGCAGGAGATCCGCGAGCTGCGGGCGCGCGTGGAAGAGCTGACGCACGAGAAGAGCCAGATGCACCTTGACTGCGTGCAGATGAACGACACGCTGGAGCGCGTGCGGGAGAAGCTGGATGAGGAGAGCAAGCTGCGCGAGGAGGCTGAGAACACCCTGAAGGGCTACCGGAAGGACGTGGACGACGCCACCCTGGCGCGCCTGGAGCTGGAGAAGAAAGTTGAGTCACTGCTGGATGAGATCGCCTTCCTCAGGAAAGTTCAtgaggaggagctgcaggagctTCAGGCGTCACTGCAGGCCACACAG GTGTCAGTGGAGATGGACATGACCAAACCGGACCTGGCTGCTGCCCTGAAGGACATCAGGGCCCAGTATGAGAACCTGTCATGCAGGAACCAGGCCCAGGCAGAGGAGTGGTACCGTTCCAAGTTTGCCACCGTGACCGAGACGGCTGCCCGCAACCAGGACGCCATCAAGCAGTCCAAGGAGGAGCTGAGTGAGTACCGCAGGCAGGTGCAGGCCCGCACTCTGGAGATTGAGGCCCTCAAGGGCCACAACGAGGCCCTGGAGAGGCAGATTGCTGAGATGGAGGATCACCATAACAATGAAATTGGAGAGATGCAG GATACCATTCAGCAGCTGGAGGCTGCCCTGCGCAGCACCAAGGGAGAAATGTCCCGTCACCTGCGTGAATATCAGGACCTGCTGAACGTCAAGATGGCGCTGGACATTGAGATTGCTGCCTACAG GAAGCTGCTGGAAGGCGAGGAGTGTCGCCTCAGCTCCGTGGGCGGCGCCATGGTCCAGTCCGGCTACCCCGGTTTCTCCTACATGTCAGCCCGCAGCTACACCCTTGGAGCCTACAGGAAGTCCAGCTCCAAgccggaggaggaggaagaggaggtggaagaagaggaaaaggaggaagaggaggagggagaggagaatgaggaggccggagaggagggagaggagggagaagaggcagaagagggagaagagggagaagaaggagacgACCAGGAGGAAGGCGAgggtgagggagaggaggaggaagaagaagaggaggaagaggagaagccgaaagagaaggatgagaaggagaagaagaaggagagtcCCAACGGGAAGCCCAGCAAGAGCTAA